The proteins below come from a single Streptococcus porcinus genomic window:
- a CDS encoding TraX family protein has product MKKMTALHIKIVALIFMLIDHINTFFGHQLGFPQWFHWLGRFVAPVFLYLLMEGFKYTKSRKQYLKRLFIASMIMHMINIVRSVLTKGYINSYTKEFDAFGLIAGNNIFWTLFLMLSLFILLDKVKNGEGLRGKKWIVAIILMLPLILFAEGGFYLLPIAFACFFFNNNAKKVSVSVFIWSMILLSKTLFNYVDGGNQVMSLYQQLTYSSEFLMMTSIPFILAYNGKRGGSGKKWEKNLFYVFYPLHLVIIYSLSIIFNLF; this is encoded by the coding sequence ATGAAGAAAATGACAGCTCTGCACATAAAAATAGTAGCCCTTATTTTTATGTTAATTGATCATATTAATACATTCTTTGGGCATCAATTGGGATTTCCACAATGGTTTCATTGGTTAGGAAGGTTTGTAGCTCCAGTATTTTTATATTTACTGATGGAAGGATTTAAGTATACCAAAAGTAGAAAACAATATTTAAAGAGGTTATTTATAGCTTCCATGATTATGCATATGATAAATATTGTTAGAAGTGTCTTAACTAAAGGTTATATTAATTCTTATACCAAGGAATTTGATGCCTTTGGGCTCATAGCTGGAAACAATATATTTTGGACCCTTTTTTTAATGCTAAGTCTATTTATCCTGTTGGATAAGGTAAAAAATGGAGAAGGTCTAAGAGGAAAAAAATGGATAGTGGCAATAATATTAATGCTACCGTTAATCTTATTTGCAGAAGGTGGTTTTTATTTGCTACCAATAGCATTTGCTTGTTTTTTCTTTAACAATAACGCAAAAAAAGTAAGTGTATCAGTATTTATATGGTCGATGATATTACTTAGCAAAACCCTCTTTAACTATGTAGATGGAGGAAATCAAGTCATGTCATTATATCAACAATTAACTTATTCAAGTGAATTTTTGATGATGACATCAATTCCATTTATCCTAGCTTATAACGGGAAAAGGGGAGGAAGTGGGAAAAAATGGGAAAAGAATCTATTTTATGTATTTTATCCTCTTCATCTAGTAATAATCTATTCACTATCCATTATTTTTAACCTTTTTTAA
- a CDS encoding HAD hydrolase family protein, with amino-acid sequence MQIYDNDGNEANYKRILVFDLDGTIVYDGTTIEPMILEFLLSIQDSYEIIFASARPIRDMLPLLIDFQKNQLIGGNGSMIRKDNKISLVARIPEEAMITILTLIHKLDLDYIVDYSWDYSARIRDINNTILEKLDSGRLAENVNLTPSNVSKVILFNISRDMAANFEEMDGINALYHEDVHELVIISKGIDKYSALTLLINNKPYYAFGNDKNDIALLNNSEKGYAIEYSFSHLGNVQDITKNQMIDSLSKLDIFK; translated from the coding sequence ATGCAGATATATGATAATGACGGAAATGAAGCAAATTATAAAAGGATATTGGTTTTCGATTTAGACGGAACAATTGTCTATGATGGAACAACTATTGAACCAATGATATTAGAATTTTTATTAAGTATTCAAGATAGCTATGAGATCATCTTTGCTTCAGCAAGGCCTATCCGAGATATGCTTCCTCTATTAATTGATTTTCAAAAGAATCAATTAATTGGTGGAAATGGAAGTATGATACGTAAGGATAATAAGATAAGTCTAGTTGCTAGAATACCAGAAGAAGCCATGATAACTATTCTAACTTTAATCCATAAGTTAGACCTTGATTACATTGTGGATTATAGTTGGGATTATTCTGCTAGAATAAGAGATATTAATAATACGATTTTAGAAAAATTGGATAGTGGTAGGTTAGCAGAGAATGTCAATTTGACACCATCAAATGTTAGCAAAGTTATCTTGTTTAATATTTCAAGAGACATGGCAGCGAATTTTGAAGAAATGGATGGTATTAACGCTTTATATCATGAAGATGTTCATGAACTCGTAATAATAAGTAAAGGTATAGATAAGTACTCAGCGTTAACTTTGCTAATTAACAACAAGCCATATTATGCTTTTGGAAATGATAAAAATGATATTGCGCTATTGAATAACTCTGAGAAAGGATACGCTATTGAATACTCTTTTAGCCATTTAGGAAATGTTCAAGATATAACAAAGAATCAGATGATAGACTCTCTCTCTAAACTTGACATATTTAAATAA
- a CDS encoding CPBP family intramembrane glutamic endopeptidase produces MRAIINKSDFSWALIGFMALFLGAFFWGIVIGLIFRTSEAITLSVMIGGGLTSFLTLWYGYCYKNKWTLADLGFHKGEHSLWNLIWWVPITFIFSISGSVLLSFLLGVSHDTVEGGVNSGTMHLGWGAVVAMELTVGILIPFVEEIIFRRFLFDWFKLYFPTWLAASAVVILFAGMHVISAVVIYVLFLGISLMLSRIWFQNLTAPWIIHMINNSIVVLFATLR; encoded by the coding sequence TTGAGGGCCATAATTAATAAATCGGATTTTAGTTGGGCTTTAATAGGTTTTATGGCGTTATTTTTAGGAGCGTTTTTTTGGGGAATAGTCATAGGTCTAATTTTTAGAACTTCAGAGGCGATTACCCTATCTGTAATGATTGGCGGAGGTTTGACTAGTTTTTTAACTCTATGGTATGGGTATTGCTATAAAAACAAATGGACTTTAGCAGATCTAGGCTTTCACAAAGGTGAGCATTCTTTATGGAACTTGATTTGGTGGGTTCCGATAACTTTTATTTTTTCAATTAGTGGCTCAGTCTTATTGTCATTTCTTTTAGGCGTTTCTCATGACACTGTCGAAGGTGGGGTAAATAGCGGAACAATGCATCTAGGGTGGGGAGCAGTTGTGGCGATGGAGCTAACTGTAGGAATTTTAATCCCCTTTGTTGAAGAAATCATTTTTAGACGATTTTTATTTGATTGGTTCAAATTATATTTTCCCACATGGCTTGCTGCTAGTGCCGTAGTTATACTATTTGCAGGGATGCATGTTATTTCGGCAGTAGTAATTTACGTTTTGTTTTTAGGGATTTCACTAATGCTTTCTCGTATTTGGTTTCAAAATCTGACTGCGCCGTGGATTATTCACATGATAAATAATTCAATAGTAGTTTTATTCGCAACGCTTAGATAA